The Streptomyces sp. Mut1 genome window below encodes:
- a CDS encoding DNA polymerase III subunit delta', whose product MSVWDDLVGQDRVQEQLGAAARDADTLVTADAAGESVETGSKMTHAWLFTGPPGSGRSTAARAFAAALQCTSPDRALGGAPGCGFCDGCHTALIGTHADVDVIRTDLLSIGVKETRELVRRAQLSPAVGRWQVIVLEDADRLTEGAGNVLLKAVEEPAPRTVWLLCAPSLEDVLPTIRSRCRHLTLRTPPVDAVADVLIRRDGIDPERAEAAARATQGHIGRARRLATDERARARRAAVLKLPLRVEDIGGCLKAAQELIDTATDDAKQASEETDAKETEDMKAALGAVAGGRMPRGTAGVMKELEDKQKRRKTRTQRDSLDLALTELTGFYRDVLALQFGSRIAIANADAQDSLDRVARSSTPERTLRRIEAVSACRRALDRNVAPLLAVEAMTMALRAG is encoded by the coding sequence ATGTCCGTATGGGACGACCTGGTCGGCCAGGACCGGGTGCAGGAACAGCTGGGCGCCGCCGCCCGGGATGCCGACACGCTGGTCACCGCCGACGCCGCGGGGGAGTCGGTGGAGACGGGCTCGAAGATGACGCACGCCTGGCTGTTCACCGGACCGCCGGGTTCCGGGCGTTCCACCGCCGCCCGCGCCTTCGCCGCCGCCCTCCAGTGCACCAGCCCGGACCGCGCCCTGGGCGGGGCGCCCGGCTGCGGCTTCTGCGACGGCTGCCACACCGCCCTCATCGGTACGCACGCCGATGTCGACGTGATCCGTACCGACCTGCTCTCCATCGGTGTGAAGGAGACCCGTGAGCTGGTGCGCCGTGCCCAGCTCTCGCCGGCCGTCGGGCGCTGGCAGGTCATCGTCCTGGAGGACGCCGACCGCCTCACCGAGGGCGCGGGCAACGTCCTCCTGAAGGCGGTCGAGGAACCCGCGCCGCGCACGGTGTGGCTGCTGTGCGCGCCCTCGCTGGAGGATGTGCTGCCGACGATCCGCTCCCGGTGCCGCCACCTCACGCTGCGTACGCCGCCGGTCGACGCGGTCGCCGATGTCCTGATCCGGCGGGACGGCATCGATCCGGAGCGGGCCGAGGCCGCCGCCCGCGCCACGCAGGGGCACATCGGCAGGGCGCGCCGCCTCGCCACCGACGAACGGGCCAGGGCGCGCCGGGCCGCCGTGCTGAAGCTTCCGCTGCGTGTCGAGGACATCGGGGGCTGCCTCAAGGCGGCGCAGGAGCTCATCGACACGGCGACCGACGACGCCAAGCAGGCGTCCGAGGAGACCGACGCGAAGGAGACCGAGGACATGAAGGCGGCGCTGGGCGCCGTCGCGGGTGGCCGCATGCCGCGCGGTACGGCGGGGGTGATGAAGGAGCTGGAGGACAAGCAGAAGCGCCGCAAGACCCGTACCCAGCGCGACAGTCTCGACCTGGCGCTCACCGAACTGACCGGCTTCTACCGTGATGTGCTCGCCCTGCAGTTCGGTTCGCGGATCGCCATAGCCAACGCCGATGCCCAGGACTCCCTGGACCGGGTCGCCCGCTCGTCCACGCCCGAGCGCACATTGCGCCGGATCGAGGCGGTGTCCGCCTGTCGCCGGGCCCTGGACCGCAATGTGGCACCGCTGCTGGCGGTGGAGGCGATGACGATGGCCCTGCGCGCGGGCTGA
- the tmk gene encoding dTMP kinase, translated as MTRAEQPTVVSPTSDTLAADSRERAVRALLRVPPLKRLWSAQLVGSTGDALALLVLVLLSLQAAVLEGSFGSGYRGAAFAVAAVFGARIISTLLFGAVLLGPLTSLTAPGGPLDRRWLMIGADGLRLALLVVAPLWIDWTPANALTMILVTVFVTGAAERLWTIAKESAAPALLPAPPIEGAAVRPLPDHLGALRRLSLRTDFAAVPLAAAVLLVATVIGNLLGSGLDWFSFHQAALGSYVAAGLFSASISTLYFLQLPGTQTPRPRSPLEGLRRPSAGNGPDKGRTGAIPLIVATCAAVAGVIAAAAAVAVLHATDLGGGPVTLALLILALTGGTGVGIRTAQKVLPTLSRRRLLSLATAVTGIALLAMGLVPDTATVVLLAVLAGYAAGVAANTGHVLVDQETEETRRTRTAEHLQAVVRVLIALGAVGGPLVAAAIGTHRLTVGDFVFAHGGAAFTLMLVGALLLPVAAIVLAKTDDRSGVPLRRDLREALRGGDPAVAPAATGFFLALEGGDGAGKSTQVEALAEWIRAKGHEVVVTREPGATPIGKRLRSILLDVSSAGLSNRAEALLYAADRAEHVDSVVRPALERGAIVISDRYIDSSVAYQGAGRDLAPTEIARISRWATGGLVPHLTVLLDVAPETARERFTEAPDRLESEPPEFHARVRSGFLTLAAADPTRYLVVDAGQDPESVTTVVRHRLDQLLPLSEAEIKAREEARKAAEEEARRRAEEEAARKAEEERLERERQEQLAKLRAEEEERKRREEEEARRREAERQAEEARQRAEEARRVAEEEARQRAEEARRVAEEERARREAEEAAYEAEQARLRRQAEEDARLRAEAEAKRLEKQRKAEEALLRAETARRQAEAEAEAVAERARVQAAQEAEAARLRQEADERNSRDSSPSGPDNELTVPTPIVNPNEVTQPVASPVDRPSDEAETTMLPKFSDAPEAPGSADETTVLPAVRDAGEDSGPGTGRGSGHGGARTSDPADRVPRGIFRDERPAGPAEGENERTRELPQITDPHADPRQAEDQQPRSRRTRRPRPDWAEETPLDDLPSLADELLGGHDDEGPEPSGGRGRRPRR; from the coding sequence ATGACGCGAGCCGAGCAGCCTACGGTCGTGAGCCCCACCTCCGACACACTTGCCGCAGACTCACGCGAGCGCGCCGTACGAGCCCTGTTGCGTGTTCCCCCGCTGAAGCGGTTGTGGAGCGCCCAGCTCGTCGGCAGTACCGGCGATGCACTCGCCCTTCTCGTGCTGGTGTTGCTGTCGCTGCAAGCGGCGGTCCTTGAGGGCTCATTCGGGTCCGGATACCGCGGGGCGGCCTTCGCCGTCGCCGCCGTGTTCGGGGCCCGGATTATTTCCACCCTGCTCTTCGGAGCCGTACTTCTGGGGCCTTTGACGTCCCTGACCGCACCCGGCGGGCCGCTCGACCGGCGATGGCTGATGATCGGGGCCGACGGGCTGCGGCTCGCGCTGCTGGTCGTCGCGCCCCTGTGGATCGACTGGACGCCCGCCAACGCGCTCACGATGATCCTGGTCACCGTCTTCGTGACGGGGGCCGCCGAACGCCTGTGGACGATCGCCAAGGAGAGCGCGGCCCCCGCGCTGCTGCCCGCTCCGCCGATCGAGGGCGCCGCCGTGCGCCCGCTGCCGGACCACCTCGGCGCACTGCGCCGGCTCTCCCTGCGTACGGACTTCGCGGCCGTCCCCCTCGCCGCGGCCGTTCTGCTGGTCGCCACGGTCATCGGCAATCTGCTGGGCTCCGGCCTCGACTGGTTCTCCTTCCACCAGGCGGCCCTCGGCTCGTACGTCGCGGCCGGTCTGTTCTCCGCCTCCATCTCCACCCTGTACTTCCTGCAACTGCCCGGTACGCAGACGCCCCGCCCGCGCTCGCCGCTGGAGGGACTGCGGCGGCCCTCCGCGGGGAACGGCCCCGACAAGGGCCGTACCGGAGCCATTCCGCTGATCGTCGCCACCTGCGCGGCCGTCGCCGGAGTCATCGCCGCGGCGGCCGCGGTCGCCGTGCTGCACGCCACCGATCTCGGCGGCGGTCCCGTCACCCTGGCCCTGCTGATCCTCGCCCTGACCGGCGGTACCGGAGTCGGTATCCGTACCGCGCAGAAGGTGCTGCCGACCCTGTCGCGGCGGCGGCTGCTCTCACTGGCCACCGCCGTCACGGGCATCGCCCTCCTGGCGATGGGCCTGGTGCCCGACACCGCGACCGTCGTCCTGCTCGCCGTACTCGCCGGGTACGCGGCGGGCGTCGCCGCGAACACCGGTCATGTCCTCGTCGACCAGGAGACCGAGGAGACCCGCCGTACCAGGACCGCCGAACACCTCCAGGCCGTCGTCCGCGTCCTGATAGCACTCGGTGCGGTCGGCGGCCCCCTGGTGGCCGCGGCCATCGGCACCCACCGGCTGACCGTGGGCGACTTCGTCTTCGCCCACGGCGGCGCGGCGTTCACGCTCATGCTCGTCGGCGCCCTGCTGCTGCCTGTCGCCGCGATCGTCCTCGCCAAGACCGACGACCGCTCCGGCGTACCGCTGCGGCGTGACCTGCGCGAGGCACTGCGCGGCGGCGACCCGGCGGTCGCACCCGCCGCGACCGGCTTCTTCCTCGCCCTGGAGGGCGGCGACGGAGCGGGCAAGTCCACCCAGGTCGAGGCGCTCGCCGAGTGGATCCGGGCCAAGGGTCACGAGGTCGTCGTCACCCGTGAGCCGGGCGCGACCCCCATCGGCAAGCGGCTGCGCTCCATCCTGCTCGACGTGTCGTCGGCCGGGCTCTCCAACCGGGCCGAGGCCCTGCTGTACGCCGCCGACCGCGCCGAGCACGTCGACTCGGTCGTCCGCCCGGCTCTGGAGCGCGGCGCGATCGTCATCTCCGACCGTTACATCGACTCGTCCGTCGCCTACCAGGGCGCGGGCCGCGATCTGGCGCCGACCGAGATCGCCCGGATCTCGCGCTGGGCCACGGGCGGACTCGTCCCGCACCTGACGGTGCTCCTGGACGTCGCCCCGGAGACCGCCAGGGAGCGGTTCACCGAGGCACCCGACCGGCTGGAGTCCGAGCCGCCCGAGTTCCACGCCCGCGTGCGCTCCGGCTTCCTGACCCTGGCCGCCGCCGACCCGACGCGCTACCTCGTGGTGGACGCCGGCCAGGACCCCGAGTCGGTCACCACCGTCGTACGCCACCGGCTCGACCAGCTCCTGCCGCTCTCCGAGGCCGAGATCAAGGCCCGCGAGGAGGCTCGCAAGGCCGCCGAGGAGGAGGCCAGGCGCCGCGCCGAGGAGGAGGCCGCGCGCAAGGCGGAGGAGGAGCGCCTGGAGCGCGAACGGCAGGAGCAGCTCGCCAAGCTCCGTGCCGAGGAGGAGGAGCGCAAGCGCCGCGAGGAGGAGGAAGCGCGCCGCCGCGAGGCCGAACGACAGGCGGAGGAGGCCCGGCAGCGTGCGGAGGAAGCCCGCCGGGTCGCCGAGGAGGAAGCCAGGCAGCGTGCGGAGGAGGCCCGCCGGGTCGCCGAGGAGGAGCGGGCCCGCCGCGAGGCCGAGGAAGCCGCCTACGAGGCCGAACAGGCCCGGCTGCGCCGCCAGGCGGAGGAAGACGCCCGGCTGCGGGCGGAGGCCGAGGCCAAGCGGCTGGAGAAGCAGCGCAAGGCCGAGGAGGCCCTGCTGCGTGCCGAAACCGCACGTCGGCAGGCGGAAGCGGAGGCGGAGGCCGTCGCGGAGCGGGCCCGTGTCCAGGCCGCTCAGGAGGCGGAGGCGGCCCGGCTGCGGCAGGAGGCCGATGAGCGGAACTCCCGGGACTCCTCGCCGTCCGGACCCGACAACGAGCTGACGGTGCCCACCCCGATCGTCAACCCGAACGAGGTCACCCAGCCGGTGGCCTCTCCGGTGGACCGGCCGTCCGACGAGGCCGAGACGACGATGCTTCCGAAGTTCTCGGACGCGCCCGAGGCCCCCGGTTCCGCCGACGAGACGACGGTGCTCCCGGCGGTGCGGGACGCGGGCGAGGACTCCGGACCGGGTACGGGCCGGGGCTCCGGCCACGGTGGCGCACGGACGTCCGACCCCGCCGACCGGGTACCGCGCGGCATCTTCCGGGACGAGCGCCCGGCCGGCCCCGCGGAGGGCGAGAACGAGCGCACCCGCGAGCTGCCGCAGATCACCGACCCGCACGCGGACCCGCGGCAGGCCGAGGACCAGCAGCCGCGTTCCCGCCGGACCCGGCGTCCCCGCCCCGACTGGGCGGAGGAGACCCCGCTGGACGACCTGCCCAGCCTGGCCGACGAACTGCTGGGCGGTCATGACGACGAGGGCCCGGAGCCCTCGGGCGGACGGGGACGACGGCCGCGGCGCTGA
- the topA gene encoding type I DNA topoisomerase, translating into MSPTSETAQGGRRLVIVESPAKAKTIKGYLGPGYVVEASVGHIRDLPNGAAEVPDEYTGEVRRLGVDVEHDFQPIYVVNADKKAQVRKLKQLLAESDELFLATDEDREGEAIAWHLQEVLKPKVPVHRMVFHEITKDAIRAAVANPRELNQRMVDAQETRRILDRLYGYEVSPVLWKKVMPRLSAGRVQSVATRLVVERERERIAFRSAEYWDLTGTFATGRTGDVSDPSTLTARLSAVDGRRIAQGRDFGPDGQLKSASGQTLHLDEANARALAAALADSAFAVRSVESKPYRRSPYAPFRTTTLQQEASRKLGFGAKATMQVAQKLYENGFITYMRTDSTTLSDTAISAARAQVTQLYGANYLPDKPRTYAGKVKNAQEAHEAIRPSGDRFRTPAETGLTGDQFRLYELIWKRTVASQMKDAVGNSVTVKIGGRASDGRDAEFSASGKTITFHGFMKAYVEGADDPNAELDDRERRLPQVAEGDALSADEVTVDGHATKPPARYTEASLVKELEEREIGRPSTYASIIGTILDRGYVFKKGTALVPSFLSFAVVNLLEKHFGRLVDYDFTARMEDDLDRIARGEAQSVPWLKRFYFGAQEGDESAGAGAASDAGNGDGDHLGGLKELVTDLGAIDAREISSFPVGNDIKLRVGRYGPYIERGEKDAEGHQRADVPEDLAPDELSVEYAEELLAKPSGDFELGADPVSGNQIIAKDGRYGPYVTEVLPEGTPKTGKNAVKPRTASLFKSMSLDTVTLADALKLMSLPRVVGEDAEGVEITAQNGRYGPYLKKGTDSRSLTSEDQLFDITLEEALAIYAQPKQRGRAAAKPPLKELGTDPVSGAPVVVKDGRFGAYVTDGETNATLRTDDSVEDITPERGYELLAEKRAKGPAKKKTAKKAAAKKAPAKKAAGAAKKTAAKKTTAKSAVKKAAVKKTAGAVKKGAASED; encoded by the coding sequence TTGTCCCCGACCAGCGAGACCGCACAGGGCGGCCGCCGACTCGTCATCGTCGAGTCGCCTGCCAAGGCGAAGACGATCAAGGGCTATCTCGGCCCCGGATACGTCGTCGAGGCGAGCGTCGGGCACATCCGCGACCTCCCGAACGGCGCCGCCGAGGTACCGGACGAGTACACCGGCGAGGTGCGCCGGCTCGGCGTGGACGTCGAGCACGACTTCCAGCCGATCTACGTCGTCAACGCCGACAAGAAGGCCCAGGTCAGGAAGCTGAAGCAGCTGCTGGCCGAGTCCGACGAACTCTTCCTCGCCACCGATGAGGACCGCGAGGGCGAAGCCATCGCGTGGCACCTTCAGGAAGTGCTCAAGCCCAAGGTCCCGGTCCACCGGATGGTCTTCCACGAGATCACCAAGGACGCGATCCGGGCCGCCGTCGCCAATCCGCGCGAGCTGAACCAGCGCATGGTCGACGCCCAGGAGACCCGCCGTATCCTCGACCGCCTCTACGGCTACGAGGTCTCGCCGGTCCTGTGGAAGAAGGTCATGCCGCGGCTGTCGGCCGGTCGCGTCCAGTCCGTCGCCACCCGTCTCGTCGTCGAGCGGGAGCGCGAGCGCATCGCCTTCCGCTCCGCCGAGTACTGGGACCTGACCGGCACCTTCGCCACCGGGCGGACCGGTGACGTCTCCGACCCCTCGACGCTCACCGCCCGCCTCAGCGCGGTCGACGGGCGCCGCATCGCGCAGGGACGTGACTTCGGTCCGGACGGGCAGCTCAAGTCCGCCTCCGGCCAGACGCTGCACCTGGACGAGGCGAACGCCCGCGCGCTGGCCGCCGCGCTCGCCGATTCCGCGTTCGCCGTGCGGTCCGTCGAGTCGAAGCCGTACCGCCGTTCCCCGTACGCCCCCTTCCGTACGACGACCCTCCAGCAGGAGGCGAGCCGGAAGCTGGGCTTCGGGGCGAAGGCCACCATGCAGGTCGCGCAGAAGCTGTACGAGAACGGCTTCATCACCTATATGCGTACCGACTCCACGACCCTGTCGGACACCGCGATCTCCGCGGCCCGAGCCCAGGTGACGCAGCTGTACGGGGCGAACTACCTGCCCGACAAGCCGCGCACGTACGCCGGCAAGGTCAAGAACGCGCAGGAGGCGCACGAGGCGATCCGCCCCTCCGGGGACCGTTTCCGTACCCCGGCCGAGACCGGTCTCACCGGCGACCAGTTCCGGCTCTACGAACTGATCTGGAAGCGGACCGTCGCCTCCCAGATGAAGGACGCGGTCGGTAATTCCGTCACCGTCAAGATCGGCGGCCGGGCGAGCGACGGCCGGGACGCCGAGTTCTCCGCGTCCGGCAAGACGATCACCTTCCACGGCTTCATGAAGGCGTACGTCGAGGGCGCCGACGACCCGAACGCCGAGCTGGACGACCGTGAGCGGCGGCTGCCGCAGGTCGCCGAAGGCGACGCGCTGTCCGCCGACGAGGTCACCGTCGACGGCCACGCGACGAAGCCGCCGGCCCGTTACACCGAGGCCTCGCTGGTCAAGGAGCTGGAAGAGCGCGAGATCGGCCGCCCGTCGACGTACGCCTCGATCATCGGGACGATCCTCGACCGCGGCTACGTGTTCAAGAAGGGCACGGCCCTCGTGCCGTCGTTCCTCTCGTTCGCCGTGGTCAACCTGCTGGAGAAGCACTTCGGCCGGCTCGTGGACTACGACTTCACGGCCCGCATGGAGGACGACCTCGACCGCATCGCGCGGGGTGAGGCCCAGTCCGTGCCGTGGCTGAAGCGGTTCTACTTCGGTGCGCAGGAGGGGGACGAATCGGCCGGTGCCGGAGCGGCCTCCGACGCGGGCAACGGCGACGGCGACCACCTCGGCGGGCTCAAGGAACTTGTCACCGACCTCGGTGCGATCGACGCCCGGGAGATCTCCTCGTTCCCCGTCGGCAACGACATCAAGCTTCGTGTCGGGCGTTACGGCCCGTACATCGAGCGGGGCGAGAAGGACGCCGAGGGCCACCAGCGCGCGGACGTCCCCGAGGACCTGGCCCCCGACGAGCTGTCCGTCGAGTACGCGGAGGAGTTGCTGGCCAAGCCGAGCGGCGATTTCGAACTCGGCGCGGACCCGGTGAGCGGGAACCAGATCATCGCCAAGGACGGGCGCTACGGGCCGTACGTCACCGAGGTGCTGCCCGAGGGCACGCCGAAGACCGGCAAGAACGCGGTGAAGCCGCGGACGGCGTCGTTGTTCAAGTCGATGTCGCTGGACACGGTGACGCTGGCCGACGCGCTCAAGCTGATGTCGCTGCCGCGGGTGGTCGGCGAGGACGCCGAAGGTGTCGAGATCACCGCACAGAACGGCCGCTACGGCCCGTACCTGAAGAAGGGCACGGACTCGCGGTCGCTCACCTCCGAGGACCAGCTCTTCGACATCACGCTCGAAGAGGCGCTCGCGATCTACGCGCAGCCGAAGCAGCGGGGCCGGGCCGCGGCCAAGCCGCCGCTGAAGGAACTGGGCACCGACCCGGTGAGCGGGGCGCCGGTCGTCGTGAAGGACGGCCGCTTCGGGGCGTACGTCACCGACGGGGAGACGAACGCGACGCTGCGCACCGATGACAGCGTCGAGGACATCACCCCTGAGCGGGGGTACGAGCTCCTCGCCGAGAAGCGGGCCAAGGGGCCGGCGAAGAAGAAGACGGCGAAGAAGGCCGCGGCCAAGAAGGCGCCCGCGAAGAAGGCCGCGGGGGCCGCGAAGAAGACTGCGGCGAAGAAGACGACGGCGAAGTCCGCGGTGAAGAAGGCGGCCGTGAAGAAGACGGCTGGGGCTGTGAAGAAGGGTGCGGCTTCGGAGGACTGA
- a CDS encoding ABC transporter permease, protein MPARTPFLDPGPAPADRSPRLYRRIVSAWRLVVIGGALSYRALFNWTTPPMFIGTLLVGPLLQLLFFVFLGRQLQVADDRFYLLGNAVISASTACVYGGTMAVANERRYGTLGAVLLSPRNRAPLWFGRALPYVLNGLLISVFTLSAACLLLGLRIPVAALPGLGAVLLAASAGCSAFGLALGALGLRFRDVFLVSNVASSVLLLLTGANVPRETLPGWMRALGDVLPLTHAADAARQLSAGAGLDGRGVAAELATGAGYALLAVVLLAVFERGSRRRATLDVM, encoded by the coding sequence ATGCCCGCCCGTACACCGTTCCTGGACCCCGGCCCCGCACCAGCGGACCGGTCCCCGCGTCTCTACCGTCGGATCGTTTCCGCATGGCGGCTCGTCGTGATCGGCGGTGCCCTTTCCTACCGGGCGCTCTTCAACTGGACGACGCCGCCCATGTTCATCGGGACCCTGCTGGTCGGCCCCCTGCTGCAACTCCTCTTCTTCGTGTTCCTGGGCCGGCAGCTCCAGGTCGCCGACGACCGGTTCTATCTGCTCGGCAACGCAGTGATCTCCGCCTCGACCGCCTGCGTCTACGGCGGCACGATGGCCGTCGCCAACGAACGGCGGTACGGGACGTTGGGCGCGGTGCTGCTCAGCCCGCGGAACCGGGCTCCGCTCTGGTTCGGACGCGCGCTGCCGTATGTGCTGAACGGCCTCCTCATCAGTGTCTTCACGCTCTCCGCCGCCTGCCTTCTGCTCGGCCTGCGCATTCCGGTTGCGGCCCTTCCGGGGCTCGGCGCGGTCCTGCTCGCCGCCTCCGCCGGGTGTTCCGCCTTCGGCCTGGCCCTGGGGGCGCTGGGGCTGCGGTTCCGCGATGTCTTCCTCGTATCGAACGTGGCCAGTTCCGTGCTCCTGCTGCTGACCGGCGCCAACGTGCCCCGGGAGACCCTGCCGGGGTGGATGCGCGCACTCGGGGACGTGCTGCCACTGACTCACGCGGCCGACGCAGCACGTCAGTTGTCCGCCGGGGCAGGGCTCGACGGCCGGGGCGTCGCGGCGGAACTCGCGACGGGAGCGGGGTACGCGCTGCTCGCCGTCGTACTGCTCGCGGTGTTCGAACGGGGGAGCAGGCGGCGCGCCACGCTGGACGTGATGTGA
- a CDS encoding ABC transporter permease, with translation MRVGRALRLTLVGVRTHVSYMSRSPLEITFAVLVPLVYATLSVYLFRAADDPDRLLTAAVGAGLMGIWSSVLFGSGGAVQNQRWLGTLETLVASPTPLSLVLLPITLATAVIGTYAMGATVIWGAVLFDVPLDFAHPVLFLLAVPVCVLSLGMMGLLLAATFVLLRNANALANPLDAPVWLLSGMLVPITVLPDWTRPLSWALPTTWGSRAVHAATSGSAGAGEVLAPMGVSLTLGALYALLAVLVLGRVEQRARAAATLSLA, from the coding sequence ATGAGGGTTGGCAGGGCCCTGCGCCTGACCCTCGTCGGGGTGCGTACCCACGTCTCGTACATGAGCCGTTCACCGCTCGAAATCACCTTCGCCGTCCTCGTGCCCCTGGTGTACGCGACCCTCTCCGTCTACCTCTTCCGCGCTGCGGACGACCCCGACCGACTGCTCACCGCCGCCGTCGGCGCCGGGCTGATGGGCATCTGGTCCTCGGTGCTCTTCGGGTCGGGCGGAGCCGTACAGAATCAGCGCTGGCTCGGCACACTGGAGACGCTCGTCGCCTCGCCGACCCCGCTCTCCCTCGTTCTGCTGCCCATCACCCTGGCCACCGCCGTCATCGGCACCTACGCCATGGGCGCGACGGTGATCTGGGGGGCCGTGCTGTTCGATGTGCCGCTCGATTTCGCGCACCCGGTGCTCTTCCTGCTCGCCGTCCCGGTCTGTGTGCTCTCGCTCGGGATGATGGGGCTGCTGCTCGCCGCCACCTTTGTGCTGCTGCGCAACGCGAACGCGCTGGCCAACCCGCTGGACGCGCCCGTGTGGCTGTTGTCCGGGATGCTCGTGCCCATCACCGTGCTGCCGGACTGGACGCGTCCGTTGTCCTGGGCGCTCCCCACCACCTGGGGCTCCCGGGCGGTGCACGCGGCGACCTCCGGCAGCGCGGGAGCCGGTGAGGTGCTGGCTCCCATGGGCGTGTCCCTGACGCTCGGCGCGTTGTACGCGTTGCTCGCCGTCCTCGTTCTGGGGCGGGTCGAACAGCGTGCCCGCGCCGCCGCGACCCTCTCGCTGGCCTGA
- a CDS encoding ABC transporter ATP-binding protein, producing the protein MLAIEAKNLRRTYTSRTGFLRPRRTETEAVRGVTFEVARGELFGLLGPNGAGKTTTIKMLNTLLLPTSGTARVLGHDVASDPVAVRRRIGYVFGGDRGLYDRLSALDNLRYFAELYGVEPRDQKRRIAELLDLVGLAGREKERVEGYSRGMRQRLHIARGLLHRPDVLFLDEPSIGVDPVAARDLRRTVADLRSSGTTVLLTTHYMAEADELCDRIAVIAGGTIRALGTPERLKSRVRERDVLEIEAYGAGEDHLERIRAVAGVHGVAAEDRGSRQAVIVQTEHGADLHVQVLAALEGVRVGRVVTREPTLEDAYIAIVEEAEGGADTSPTTGGACGPDGAPESDGAPESGRAPETGGGVPGPFGSVPAGPAPADFAPAGSMPAGPTPADFAPAGSMPAGPMDVAVSGAAASGGADARTVEDVRVEAAEAGRVDGEVVA; encoded by the coding sequence ATGCTTGCGATCGAGGCGAAGAACCTGCGCCGCACCTACACCAGCCGGACCGGCTTCCTGCGTCCGCGCCGCACCGAGACCGAAGCCGTGCGCGGGGTCACCTTCGAGGTGGCGCGCGGTGAGCTCTTCGGCCTCCTCGGGCCCAATGGCGCGGGCAAGACCACCACCATCAAGATGCTCAACACCCTGCTGCTGCCCACCTCCGGTACGGCCCGGGTGCTGGGACACGACGTGGCGTCCGACCCCGTCGCCGTGCGCCGCAGGATCGGCTACGTCTTCGGCGGTGACCGGGGCCTGTACGACCGGCTCTCCGCCCTCGACAACCTGCGCTACTTCGCCGAGCTGTACGGCGTCGAGCCGCGCGACCAGAAGCGGCGGATCGCCGAACTGCTCGATCTGGTCGGCCTCGCCGGGCGGGAGAAGGAGCGCGTCGAGGGGTACTCGCGGGGCATGCGGCAGCGGCTGCACATCGCGCGCGGCCTGCTGCACCGGCCCGATGTCCTGTTCCTCGACGAGCCGTCGATCGGCGTGGACCCGGTGGCGGCCCGCGATCTGCGCCGTACCGTCGCCGACTTGCGGTCCTCCGGCACCACCGTGCTCCTGACCACGCATTACATGGCGGAGGCCGATGAGTTGTGCGACCGGATCGCGGTCATCGCGGGCGGCACCATCCGGGCCCTGGGCACGCCGGAGCGGCTCAAGTCCCGTGTGCGGGAACGCGACGTCCTGGAGATCGAGGCGTACGGGGCGGGCGAGGACCACCTCGAACGGATCCGGGCCGTGGCGGGCGTGCACGGCGTGGCCGCCGAGGACAGAGGCAGCCGACAGGCCGTCATCGTGCAGACCGAGCACGGCGCCGACCTGCACGTCCAGGTGCTGGCCGCGCTCGAAGGCGTTCGCGTCGGACGGGTCGTCACCCGCGAACCCACGCTGGAGGACGCCTACATCGCGATCGTCGAGGAGGCGGAGGGCGGGGCGGACACGTCACCCACGACAGGCGGGGCGTGCGGGCCGGACGGCGCACCCGAGTCTGACGGCGCACCCGAGTCGGGCCGCGCACCGGAAACGGGTGGCGGCGTGCCTGGGCCCTTCGGGTCCGTACCCGCCGGGCCCGCGCCTGCCGACTTCGCGCCTGCCGGCTCCATGCCCGCCGGGCCCACGCCTGCCGACTTCGCGCCTGCCGGCTCCATGCCCGCCGGGCCCATGGACGTGGCGGTCTCCGGGGCGGCTGCCTCGGGGGGCGCGGACGCAAGGACGGTTGAGGACGTGCGGGTGGAAGCGGCGGAGGCCGGGCGGGTTGATGGGGAGGTCGTGGCATGA